The Croceicoccus marinus genome contains a region encoding:
- the feoB gene encoding ferrous iron transporter B, with translation MTRPIQTVALVGNPNSGKSALFNALTGARQKIANYPGVTVERKSGRMLLPDGEPVELIDLPGSYSLDPSSPDEEVTRAVITGQQDGQRQPDALILVLDANNLEQHLVFAQEIIALGMPVVVALNMVDLAKRDGLVLDPGALGNALGVPVVETVAVRRRGLSELGDVLGQAADRQNTAPIISDNLDMSERRISARAMARAAILSETRQRRLHRGLDSVLLNPWAGPVILLGLLFVMFQAVFAWATPFADALDGAVVALSGWVTATFPENLLRDAVTEGLLAGVGSVVVFLPQIVILFLFILLMEASGYMARAAFLMDRMMAFVGLSGRSFIPLLSSFACAIPGIMATRSISDPKDRLTTILIAPLMTCSARLPVYAVIIAAFIPARTVGGGIGLQGLVLFALYLAGIIGAMLVALVLRRSVAKGGASGFIMELPRYQWPRLGDILLGLWQRAWIFLRRAGTIIFSVTVVLWLLLSFPQAGPGEDQVDVSIAGRIASGLAVVVEPIGFNRDMALALIPAMAAREVAVSSLATTYAVASDDEDETAEALGDRLARDWTLPMALSFLAWFVFAPQCLSTIAVARRETNGWKWPAFMLAYLFALAYLAAGATYWIAVSAGL, from the coding sequence ATGACGCGCCCCATCCAGACGGTGGCGCTGGTCGGGAACCCCAATTCCGGCAAGAGCGCCCTTTTCAACGCGCTGACCGGCGCGCGGCAGAAGATCGCCAACTATCCCGGCGTCACGGTAGAGCGTAAGTCGGGCCGCATGCTGCTCCCCGATGGTGAGCCGGTCGAGCTGATCGACCTGCCCGGCAGCTATTCGCTCGATCCCTCCAGCCCGGACGAGGAGGTGACGCGCGCCGTCATCACCGGGCAGCAGGACGGCCAGCGCCAGCCCGATGCGTTGATCCTGGTGCTGGATGCGAACAATCTGGAACAGCATCTCGTCTTCGCGCAGGAAATCATCGCGCTGGGCATGCCCGTCGTGGTGGCGCTCAACATGGTCGACTTGGCCAAGCGCGACGGGCTGGTTCTGGACCCAGGGGCGCTTGGAAACGCGCTGGGCGTCCCGGTGGTCGAGACGGTGGCGGTGCGCCGGCGCGGGCTGAGCGAGCTGGGCGACGTGCTTGGCCAGGCTGCCGACCGGCAGAACACCGCGCCGATCATCTCGGACAATCTCGACATGTCGGAACGGCGCATCTCCGCCCGCGCCATGGCCAGGGCCGCGATCCTGTCCGAAACCCGGCAGCGCCGCCTGCATCGCGGGCTCGACAGCGTGCTGCTGAATCCCTGGGCGGGTCCGGTCATTCTGCTGGGCCTGCTGTTCGTGATGTTCCAGGCGGTGTTCGCCTGGGCCACGCCCTTTGCCGATGCGCTGGACGGCGCGGTCGTCGCGCTGTCCGGCTGGGTGACCGCGACCTTCCCGGAAAACCTGTTGCGCGACGCCGTGACAGAGGGGCTGCTGGCAGGCGTCGGATCGGTGGTGGTGTTCCTGCCGCAGATCGTGATCCTGTTCCTGTTCATCCTGCTGATGGAGGCATCGGGCTACATGGCCCGCGCCGCCTTTCTGATGGACCGCATGATGGCGTTCGTCGGCCTGTCGGGGCGAAGCTTCATCCCGCTGCTCTCCAGCTTTGCCTGCGCGATTCCGGGCATCATGGCGACCCGATCGATCAGCGACCCCAAGGACCGGCTGACGACCATTCTGATCGCCCCGCTGATGACCTGTTCGGCGCGGCTTCCCGTCTATGCGGTGATCATCGCGGCATTCATTCCGGCGCGAACCGTGGGCGGAGGTATCGGGCTGCAGGGGCTCGTGCTGTTCGCGCTCTATCTTGCAGGGATCATCGGCGCGATGCTGGTGGCGCTGGTGCTGCGACGCTCGGTGGCGAAGGGCGGGGCTTCGGGCTTCATCATGGAACTGCCGCGCTATCAATGGCCGCGCCTTGGCGACATCCTGCTTGGCCTGTGGCAGCGCGCGTGGATATTCCTGCGCCGCGCGGGCACGATCATCTTCTCGGTCACGGTAGTGCTCTGGCTGCTGCTGTCCTTCCCGCAAGCCGGTCCGGGCGAGGACCAGGTGGACGTGTCGATCGCCGGCAGGATCGCCAGCGGCCTTGCCGTGGTGGTCGAACCGATCGGCTTCAACCGCGACATGGCTCTGGCGCTGATCCCCGCGATGGCCGCGCGCGAAGTGGCCGTGTCCTCGCTCGCCACCACATATGCGGTCGCCAGCGACGACGAGGATGAAACCGCGGAGGCGCTTGGCGACCGGCTGGCGCGGGACTGGACGCTGCCTATGGCGCTGTCCTTCCTGGCCTGGTTCGTCTTCGCGCCGCAGTGCCTGTCGACCATCGCGGTCGCCCGGCGCGAGACGAACGGATGGAAATGGCCCGCCTTCATGCTCGCCTATCTGTTCGCGCTGGCCTATCTGGCGGCGGGGGCGACCTATTGGATCGCCGTTTCCGCCGGGCTTTAG
- a CDS encoding SCO family protein, producing MTTDNAPYFRRALLAPLLALGLALAGCNSGPPAPTQADWPLAGASIGGDFTLVNKDGETVTWDDFAGEWRIVYFGYTFCPDVCPVDAAAIAAGLNRFEETDPERAAKVTPIFITVDPERDTPEVVGEFAAAFHPRMVGLTGSEEQIAEAAKAFVATYNRGEVQDNDFYRVDHTANTMLFDPSGDPVAILETHQGPQVLADELAKWVQ from the coding sequence ATGACGACTGACAATGCCCCGTATTTTCGCCGCGCCCTGCTTGCTCCCCTGCTTGCGCTGGGTCTTGCCCTCGCGGGTTGCAACAGCGGCCCGCCCGCACCGACCCAGGCCGACTGGCCGCTTGCGGGAGCGTCGATCGGCGGCGACTTCACGCTGGTGAACAAGGACGGCGAGACCGTCACCTGGGACGATTTCGCCGGAGAGTGGCGGATCGTCTATTTCGGCTATACTTTCTGCCCCGACGTCTGCCCCGTGGACGCTGCCGCGATCGCCGCCGGGCTGAACCGGTTCGAGGAGACGGATCCCGAACGCGCCGCCAAGGTCACGCCGATCTTCATAACGGTCGATCCCGAACGCGATACGCCCGAAGTGGTGGGCGAATTCGCCGCCGCCTTCCATCCTCGCATGGTCGGCCTGACCGGCAGCGAGGAACAGATCGCCGAGGCCGCGAAAGCCTTCGTCGCGACCTATAACCGCGGCGAGGTGCAGGACAACGACTTCTACCGGGTGGATCATACCGCCAATACGATGCTGTTCGATCCCTCCGGCGATCCGGTCGCCATCCTGGAAACGCATCAGGGTCCGCAGGTGCTGGCGGACGAGCTGGCGAAATGGGTGCAGTGA
- a CDS encoding ankyrin repeat domain-containing protein, with product MRVSDMKSPKTGTLVKRSIRLSAALAAAAFALSALPAQAQFSQGYKFLEAVKKSEGNDVVDMLSDPSSTIVNTRDLSSGETALHITVARRDATWTRFLLQKGANPNVADKKGVMPLQIAVSLNFVDGVEALLNGGANPNSTNATGETPLITATLMQNVSLARLLLDKGADPDRADRSGRTARDYARQGDRNPVLTLIEQSDTDTADQYGPVMN from the coding sequence ATGCGCGTGTCTGACATGAAATCGCCCAAGACAGGAACGCTCGTGAAGCGCTCCATTCGACTTTCCGCCGCGCTGGCAGCGGCCGCCTTTGCCTTGTCGGCGCTTCCGGCGCAGGCGCAGTTCTCGCAAGGGTACAAGTTCCTCGAGGCGGTGAAGAAGTCCGAGGGCAACGACGTCGTCGACATGCTGTCCGATCCGTCGAGCACCATCGTCAACACACGCGACCTGTCCAGCGGAGAGACCGCGCTCCACATCACCGTCGCGCGCCGCGATGCGACCTGGACCCGCTTCCTGCTGCAGAAGGGCGCCAATCCCAACGTCGCCGACAAGAAGGGCGTGATGCCGCTTCAGATCGCAGTCTCGCTCAATTTCGTCGACGGGGTGGAGGCGTTGCTGAACGGCGGGGCCAATCCCAATTCCACCAATGCCACCGGAGAGACGCCGCTGATCACTGCCACGCTGATGCAGAACGTATCGCTGGCGAGGCTGCTGCTGGACAAGGGCGCCGATCCCGACCGTGCCGACCGGTCGGGCCGCACCGCGCGCGACTATGCGCGGCAGGGCGATCGCAACCCGGTGCTGACGCTGATCGAGCAATCGGATACCGATACCGCCGACCAGTACGGGCCGGTGATGAACTGA
- a CDS encoding calcium/sodium antiporter — MILTLLTLAVGLAGLLVGGELLVRGAVRLAERAGVTPLVIGLVIVGFGTSAPELVASLQAALSGSPAIAWGNIAGSNIANTLLILGAAALMAPIAIRRSIAGRDTGLALGASLALLGLAFAQWSGAWIGMVMAAGLIAYIAWCYIEEKRDKRAAVHNAVHDRAEALEMSDSALHVAEAGWTRPILLTVGGLVLLVIGGRLLVDAAIDLARLAGLGETVIGLTIVAIGTSMPELVTSLVAARKGETEVAFGNVVGSNIYNILGIGGVTMIVAPMPLPTELLPWDMGLMALSAAMLFAVAVFRGRVGRGLGGVLVASYCAYLAWLLAAA; from the coding sequence GTGATTTTGACATTGCTGACGCTCGCCGTCGGGCTTGCCGGGCTTCTGGTCGGCGGGGAACTGCTGGTGCGCGGGGCGGTGCGGCTGGCCGAACGGGCCGGGGTGACGCCGCTGGTCATCGGGCTGGTCATCGTGGGGTTCGGAACATCCGCGCCCGAACTGGTGGCCAGCCTGCAGGCCGCGCTGTCGGGTTCGCCCGCCATCGCGTGGGGCAATATCGCGGGGTCGAATATCGCGAACACGCTGCTGATCCTGGGTGCGGCCGCGTTGATGGCACCCATCGCGATCCGGCGAAGCATCGCCGGGCGCGACACGGGGCTGGCGCTGGGCGCTTCGCTGGCGCTGCTGGGGCTTGCCTTTGCCCAATGGAGCGGCGCGTGGATCGGCATGGTCATGGCGGCCGGGCTCATCGCCTATATCGCCTGGTGCTATATCGAGGAGAAGCGCGACAAGCGCGCGGCGGTGCATAATGCGGTGCACGACCGGGCGGAAGCGCTGGAGATGAGCGACAGCGCCCTGCATGTCGCGGAAGCGGGATGGACCAGGCCGATCCTGCTGACGGTGGGCGGCCTTGTCCTGCTGGTGATCGGCGGGCGCCTGCTGGTCGATGCGGCGATCGACCTTGCCCGGCTGGCGGGCCTTGGCGAGACGGTGATCGGGCTGACCATCGTCGCCATCGGGACATCGATGCCCGAACTCGTCACCTCGCTGGTCGCCGCGCGCAAGGGCGAGACCGAGGTCGCGTTCGGCAATGTGGTCGGATCGAACATCTACAACATTTTGGGGATCGGCGGCGTCACGATGATCGTCGCGCCCATGCCCCTGCCGACCGAGCTGCTGCCGTGGGACATGGGCCTGATGGCGCTGAGCGCGGCCATGCTGTTCGCGGTCGCGGTGTTCCGGGGCCGGGTCGGGCGCGGCCTTGGCGGGGTGCTGGTGGCTTCCTATTGCGCCTATCTGGCCTGGCTGCTGGCCGCGGCCTGA
- a CDS encoding YcgN family cysteine cluster protein, with protein sequence MGAVKPENGNDPPFWEQPLDQLSDAEWEALCDGCGQCCTHKLEDADTGEIYPTDVSCRLLDTCTARCMDYPNRKRHVPDCLQLTRETAGTLPWLPDSCAYRLRAHGKPLPEWHYLVCGDREAVKRAGVSVAGRVISEDEAGPIEEHALIEGFTLVQTPDEDEDEDE encoded by the coding sequence ATGGGTGCAGTGAAGCCCGAAAACGGCAACGATCCGCCGTTCTGGGAGCAGCCGCTCGACCAGCTGAGCGACGCGGAATGGGAAGCTCTGTGCGACGGATGCGGCCAATGCTGCACGCACAAGCTGGAAGATGCCGATACCGGCGAGATCTATCCGACCGACGTCTCGTGCCGCCTGCTCGACACCTGCACCGCCCGCTGCATGGATTACCCGAACCGCAAGCGCCACGTGCCCGATTGCCTGCAGCTGACGCGTGAGACGGCGGGCACTCTGCCATGGCTGCCCGACAGCTGTGCGTACCGGCTGCGCGCCCACGGCAAGCCGCTGCCCGAATGGCACTATCTGGTGTGCGGCGACCGCGAGGCGGTGAAACGCGCCGGGGTATCGGTCGCGGGCCGCGTCATCTCGGAAGACGAGGCGGGCCCGATCGAGGAACATGCGCTGATCGAGGGCTTCACCCTGGTACAGACGCCCGACGAGGACGAGGACGAGGACGAATGA
- a CDS encoding M48 family metallopeptidase — protein MSDRARRGLENFLSRRARPPRELREELALPGGPLPLLVRPHNTARRMTLRLSPDGSEARVTVPLGVPLREGAHFARSRIDWLARQRAAAPQAKRLEHGDSLPFRGMALRIEWDKAARRQPLVMQDMLVLGGPQDGLARRIQRWLETEALALCRADLAEYCAAANVDAPDLRLSRATRRWGSCSTSGTVRINWRLVMAPDEVRRSVVAHEVAHLVHFDHSPAFHALLARLHGPGLPAADRWLKREGRSLYLHFG, from the coding sequence ATGAGCGACCGCGCGCGCCGGGGGCTGGAGAATTTCCTGTCGCGCCGCGCCCGTCCGCCGCGCGAGTTGCGCGAGGAGCTTGCCCTGCCCGGCGGGCCGCTGCCGCTGCTGGTGCGGCCCCATAATACCGCGCGCCGCATGACGCTGCGCCTGTCGCCCGACGGGAGCGAGGCGCGAGTGACTGTGCCCTTGGGCGTGCCGCTGCGCGAGGGCGCGCATTTCGCCCGCTCGCGCATCGACTGGCTGGCGCGACAGCGCGCGGCCGCGCCGCAGGCAAAGCGACTCGAACATGGCGATTCGCTGCCGTTTCGCGGCATGGCGCTGCGGATCGAATGGGACAAGGCGGCCCGGCGCCAGCCGCTCGTGATGCAGGACATGCTTGTCCTGGGCGGACCGCAGGACGGTCTGGCGCGCCGTATCCAGCGCTGGCTGGAAACCGAAGCGCTGGCACTGTGCCGCGCGGATCTTGCCGAATATTGCGCGGCTGCCAATGTGGACGCCCCCGACCTGCGCCTCAGCCGCGCGACGCGCCGCTGGGGCAGCTGCTCGACCAGCGGGACGGTGCGGATCAACTGGCGGCTGGTCATGGCGCCCGACGAAGTGCGCCGCTCGGTCGTGGCGCATGAGGTCGCGCATCTGGTGCATTTCGACCATTCGCCCGCGTTTCATGCGCTGCTCGCGCGCCTCCATGGTCCCGGCCTGCCCGCCGCCGACCGCTGGCTGAAGCGTGAGGGGCGCTCGCTTTATCTCCATTTCGGCTAG
- the ribD gene encoding bifunctional diaminohydroxyphosphoribosylaminopyrimidine deaminase/5-amino-6-(5-phosphoribosylamino)uracil reductase RibD, producing the protein MTQASKASAQDRRWLAAAAALGVRARPLSRPNPAVGAIIVRGGKVLGRGWTAAGGRPHAEAVAIAEAGGSIHGSTVYVTLEPCAHESRRGPACASMLVEARPARVVIGCGDPDPRTNGRGIALLREAGIDAVLADCEASRNSLAGFLTREKLGRPHVTLKLALSLDGCIAMAGGESQWITGPQARAHTHMLRAMSDAILVGSGTVRADKPRLDVRLQGLERFSPARWVLTHGAAPEGWQAVADPGDLTAMTSAQYLLVEGGARTAAAFLAADRVDRLAIYRAPIVIGGGRAGIADIGLGSLAEAHGRWRMSDSRMLGNDQFCVYERTPCLPE; encoded by the coding sequence TTGACGCAGGCGAGTAAGGCCAGCGCGCAGGACCGCCGCTGGCTTGCGGCGGCGGCGGCGCTTGGCGTTCGCGCGCGCCCGTTGTCGCGGCCCAATCCGGCTGTCGGCGCGATCATCGTGCGCGGCGGCAAGGTGCTGGGCCGCGGATGGACCGCCGCCGGCGGACGCCCCCATGCCGAGGCGGTGGCCATCGCCGAAGCGGGCGGGTCGATCCATGGCAGCACGGTCTATGTCACGCTGGAGCCCTGCGCCCACGAAAGCCGCCGCGGCCCCGCCTGTGCCAGCATGCTGGTCGAGGCGCGTCCCGCCCGCGTCGTCATCGGCTGCGGCGACCCAGATCCGCGCACCAATGGCCGCGGCATCGCCTTGCTGCGCGAAGCGGGGATCGATGCCGTCCTTGCCGATTGCGAAGCCAGCCGCAATTCGCTCGCGGGCTTCCTGACGCGCGAGAAGCTGGGCAGGCCGCATGTCACGCTGAAGCTGGCGCTGTCGCTCGACGGGTGCATCGCCATGGCAGGCGGGGAAAGCCAGTGGATCACCGGTCCGCAGGCTCGCGCCCATACCCACATGCTGCGCGCGATGAGTGATGCGATCCTGGTGGGCAGCGGCACGGTGCGCGCGGACAAGCCCCGACTGGACGTCCGCCTGCAGGGGCTGGAGCGGTTCAGCCCCGCCCGCTGGGTCCTGACCCACGGCGCCGCGCCCGAAGGCTGGCAGGCTGTCGCCGATCCCGGTGACCTGACCGCGATGACATCGGCGCAATATCTGCTGGTCGAGGGCGGAGCGCGGACCGCTGCGGCATTCCTGGCGGCGGACCGGGTGGACCGGCTCGCCATCTATCGCGCGCCCATCGTCATCGGCGGCGGACGGGCGGGGATTGCCGACATCGGCCTCGGCTCGCTGGCCGAGGCGCATGGACGCTGGCGGATGAGCGACAGCCGCATGCTTGGCAACGACCAGTTCTGCGTTTACGAGCGCACGCCATGTTTACCGGAATAA
- a CDS encoding aromatic amino acid transaminase, which produces MLAQLTQQPPDALLALIKLYSADDRADKIDLGVGVYRTGEGDTPVFTSIKKAEQMLVDRQDSKAYLGPEGDMAFVEALKPIIFGKDFARIDCIDGMQTPGGTGGVRLAAALAKAAGVGRIWMGTPSWPNHAQIMKDLGVEVGTFNHAAEDGTADMAALRQAVADAAPNDAILLHGCCHNPTGIDYSPADWKEITGLLADKGLLPILDLAYQGLGDGLEDDAAGVRMVMEALPEALMAYSCDKNFGLYRDRVGAVYMMGEGADCLPRIASNGAALARANWSMPPDHGAAAVRMILEDEALTKEWKDELESMRTRINQVRARLAEAGVAGSIDLRPLADQRGLFAVLPLSKDQIAAMRSDHAIYMAGSGRINIAGLTMGNIDKFIKALTKVSG; this is translated from the coding sequence ATGCTTGCCCAGCTCACCCAACAGCCCCCCGATGCGCTGCTCGCGCTCATCAAGCTCTATTCGGCTGACGACCGGGCGGACAAGATCGACCTGGGTGTCGGCGTCTATCGCACAGGTGAGGGGGATACCCCGGTCTTCACCTCGATCAAGAAGGCCGAGCAGATGCTGGTCGACCGGCAGGATTCAAAAGCCTATCTGGGCCCCGAAGGCGACATGGCTTTCGTCGAGGCGCTGAAGCCGATCATCTTCGGCAAGGATTTCGCCAGGATCGACTGCATCGACGGCATGCAGACGCCGGGCGGCACCGGCGGCGTGCGGCTGGCGGCGGCGCTGGCCAAGGCGGCGGGCGTGGGCCGGATCTGGATGGGCACGCCCAGCTGGCCCAACCATGCGCAGATCATGAAGGACCTGGGCGTCGAGGTCGGCACCTTCAACCACGCGGCCGAAGACGGCACCGCCGACATGGCCGCGCTGCGCCAGGCCGTTGCCGATGCCGCGCCAAACGATGCCATTCTGCTGCACGGATGCTGCCACAATCCGACCGGAATCGACTATTCGCCAGCCGATTGGAAAGAGATCACGGGTCTGCTGGCCGACAAGGGCCTGCTGCCGATCCTCGACCTTGCCTACCAGGGCCTGGGCGACGGGCTGGAGGATGATGCCGCCGGCGTGCGCATGGTGATGGAAGCGCTGCCCGAGGCGCTGATGGCCTATAGCTGCGACAAGAATTTCGGGCTGTACCGCGACCGTGTCGGCGCGGTCTACATGATGGGCGAGGGCGCCGATTGCCTGCCGCGCATCGCGTCGAACGGCGCGGCGCTGGCACGTGCCAACTGGTCGATGCCGCCCGATCACGGCGCCGCGGCGGTTCGCATGATCCTCGAAGACGAAGCGCTGACGAAGGAGTGGAAGGACGAGCTGGAATCGATGCGAACCCGAATCAACCAGGTCCGCGCAAGGCTGGCCGAGGCCGGTGTCGCCGGTTCGATCGACCTGCGCCCGCTGGCGGATCAACGCGGCCTGTTCGCGGTGCTGCCGCTGTCGAAGGACCAGATCGCCGCCATGCGCAGCGATCACGCGATCTATATGGCGGGATCGGGGCGCATCAACATCGCGGGTCTGACGATGGGCAATATCGACAAGTTCATCAAGGCGCTGACCAAAGTCAGCGGCTGA
- a CDS encoding DUF1134 domain-containing protein → MNLRSSFARRASALLALGLGLGSVQPALAQIQTIDPNEIYNAGASQSGGAIDGDLNGELPPVSGSAMGGDPYAAQPTPAPAPAPAPAPTPAPAQDPYTPPPSQVVTPGDPYSAPVEGAATDVFPAEQAAKQAPASTTYQEDDLMGAAEGVFGQGAEGLAGLIEKILKDQGEPNAYIVGREAGGAFIAGIRYGSGTMYHKVEGKRPVYWTGPSIGFDFGANAASTFVLVYNLWDSEELFERYPAGEGAAYVVGGLNASYMRKGDVVLIPIRLGAGARLGINAGYMKFSKKQDWLPF, encoded by the coding sequence ATGAATTTGCGCTCCAGTTTCGCCAGGCGCGCCAGCGCGCTGCTGGCACTCGGCCTCGGGCTCGGCTCTGTCCAGCCGGCTCTGGCCCAGATCCAGACGATCGATCCGAACGAGATCTATAATGCGGGCGCCAGCCAGTCGGGCGGCGCGATCGACGGCGATCTGAACGGCGAACTGCCGCCCGTGTCGGGCAGCGCGATGGGCGGGGATCCCTATGCGGCCCAACCGACACCGGCACCGGCACCGGCACCGGCACCGGCCCCCACACCGGCCCCCGCACAGGATCCCTACACGCCGCCCCCGTCGCAGGTGGTGACCCCCGGCGATCCGTATAGCGCACCGGTCGAAGGCGCGGCGACGGATGTCTTCCCCGCCGAACAGGCCGCCAAGCAGGCACCCGCCAGCACCACATATCAGGAAGACGACTTGATGGGCGCGGCCGAGGGCGTGTTCGGGCAGGGCGCCGAGGGGCTTGCCGGGCTGATAGAGAAGATCCTGAAGGACCAGGGCGAACCCAATGCCTATATCGTCGGACGCGAGGCGGGCGGCGCGTTCATCGCGGGGATCCGCTATGGCTCGGGCACGATGTACCACAAGGTGGAGGGCAAGCGCCCCGTCTACTGGACCGGGCCGTCGATCGGTTTCGACTTTGGCGCGAATGCGGCATCCACCTTCGTGCTGGTCTATAATCTGTGGGACAGCGAGGAGCTGTTCGAACGCTATCCGGCGGGCGAGGGCGCGGCCTATGTCGTGGGCGGCCTCAACGCCAGCTACATGCGCAAGGGCGATGTCGTGCTGATCCCGATCCGGCTGGGCGCGGGCGCGCGGCTGGGCATCAATGCCGGCTACATGAAATTCTCGAAGAAGCAGGACTGGCTGCCGTTCTGA
- a CDS encoding FeoA family protein, whose protein sequence is MTQIGDSLADCALGTSVRVLAVDWDRLDPAEGRRLRALGLDAGAVLRLAHRGIFVGRDPIALEIGRMTIALRRSHALAVSVEPAPEEAPHPAAERPNDGKIGVPA, encoded by the coding sequence ATGACACAGATTGGCGATTCACTGGCCGATTGCGCGCTCGGCACATCCGTCCGCGTTCTTGCGGTCGACTGGGACCGGCTCGACCCGGCCGAGGGACGGCGACTGCGCGCGCTGGGTCTGGACGCGGGCGCCGTGCTGCGGCTGGCGCATCGCGGCATCTTCGTGGGTCGCGACCCGATCGCGCTTGAGATTGGGCGTATGACGATCGCGCTGCGCCGTTCGCACGCGCTGGCCGTCAGCGTCGAACCGGCGCCCGAGGAAGCGCCCCATCCCGCCGCAGAGCGTCCGAATGACGGAAAGATCGGCGTTCCGGCATGA
- a CDS encoding COQ9 family protein — protein MPIAADELMLDELAIALAPFVADAAIFDGWSPTAVRAAAEMEGVDPDVAQLAYPGGAMDMIAAWIGSVDAAMAEELPAPALQAMGVGQRIRAMLVFRLERLMPYRESLRRAMAIMAMPQNAARTARLGWSSADLMWRMAGDTATDLNHYSKRAILASVYASTLTVFAQDDSDGFADSFAFLDRRLKDVADFGKFTARFRRADAESFSVMRLLGRLRYPAR, from the coding sequence ATGCCGATCGCAGCCGACGAACTCATGCTGGACGAGCTGGCCATCGCGCTGGCTCCCTTTGTCGCCGATGCCGCGATCTTCGACGGCTGGTCGCCGACCGCCGTGCGCGCCGCGGCCGAGATGGAGGGTGTCGATCCCGATGTCGCGCAGCTTGCCTATCCGGGCGGGGCGATGGACATGATCGCCGCCTGGATCGGTTCGGTCGACGCCGCCATGGCAGAGGAACTGCCCGCCCCGGCATTGCAGGCGATGGGCGTGGGGCAGCGCATCCGCGCGATGCTGGTGTTCCGCCTCGAACGGCTGATGCCGTACCGCGAATCGCTGCGCCGCGCGATGGCGATCATGGCGATGCCGCAGAACGCGGCCCGCACCGCGCGGCTGGGCTGGAGCAGCGCAGACCTGATGTGGCGCATGGCGGGCGATACCGCGACCGATCTCAACCATTATTCCAAGCGCGCGATCCTGGCCTCGGTCTATGCCAGCACGCTTACGGTGTTCGCGCAGGACGACAGCGACGGGTTCGCCGACAGCTTCGCCTTCCTCGACCGGCGGCTGAAGGACGTGGCCGATTTCGGCAAGTTCACCGCCCGCTTCAGGCGCGCCGATGCCGAGAGCTTCTCGGTCATGCGCCTGCTGGGGCGGCTGCGCTATCCGGCGCGCTGA
- a CDS encoding riboflavin synthase, with translation MFTGIITAIGTVGEARQQGDTRLRIACPYDTARIDIGASIACSGVCLTVVERGEGWFAVDVSGETISRTVPGQWSAGRRLNLELAMKLGDELGGHIVTGHVDAVGTVAIRDERGGSVHLEIDAPAGMAPFIAGKGSITVDGVSLTVNAVNDLPDGTARFALNIIPHTAEVTTLGALRVGDVVNLEIDVLARYLKRMQSLQG, from the coding sequence ATGTTTACCGGAATAATCACCGCCATCGGCACCGTGGGAGAGGCCCGGCAACAGGGCGACACCCGCCTGCGCATCGCCTGCCCCTATGACACCGCCCGGATCGACATCGGCGCATCGATCGCCTGTTCGGGCGTATGCCTGACGGTGGTGGAACGCGGCGAAGGCTGGTTCGCGGTGGACGTCAGCGGCGAGACGATCAGCCGCACCGTCCCCGGCCAGTGGAGCGCGGGGCGGCGGCTGAACCTGGAGCTGGCGATGAAGCTGGGCGACGAGCTGGGCGGTCACATCGTGACGGGCCATGTCGACGCGGTGGGCACCGTGGCAATCCGCGACGAACGGGGCGGATCGGTCCACCTGGAAATCGACGCACCTGCCGGCATGGCGCCCTTCATCGCGGGCAAGGGCAGCATCACCGTCGACGGCGTTTCCCTGACGGTGAACGCGGTGAACGACCTGCCCGATGGCACCGCGCGTTTCGCGCTGAACATCATCCCGCACACCGCCGAGGTCACGACGCTGGGCGCGCTGCGCGTAGGCGACGTCGTCAATCTGGAAATCGACGTGCTGGCCCGCTATCTCAAGCGGATGCAGTCGCTACAAGGCTGA